In the genome of Mucilaginibacter sp. 14171R-50, the window CGGGCGAATCTACCAACTGCTTACCGTCGATAAATAAGCTGCCGGCACCGCCAATGGTTATAAAACGTTTTACACCAGCCTTCTTTACTGCTTGCTGAATGTTTTTCGATCCGTTCATGAAATCGTTGTAAAGGTTAGGGTTTGTCCAACCTGCATTAAACGAACTGATCACCGCATCGTGCCCGCTTAACGCCGATGCCAAAGCTTCTGCATCATTTACATCGGCTGCCACAGGGGTTATACCTGCTGCTTTTTCCACTTTATCAGTATTCCGGGCAATAGCTGTTATCTCATAACCACGGGATAAACCCTCTTTTACCAGGGCCGGGCCTACAAATCCGGTAGCGCCTATTATCGCAATTTTCATAATGTTATTTGTTATATGTAATTAAATTTGTTACAGTTTAGTGTAAATTTTTTAATTGAACTTTTTGCAAAACTCAGCCAGGTTCGTGGTACCCAACTTATTCATCATAGTTTGTTCAATTTCGTTATCCAGGCCATTTAAATGTTCGTTGATCTGTTTACCAACCGGGCAGGCGGGGTTAGGCTCGTTTTTAGCCTGCCCCAATACTTGATTTGGCTTAACCGCCTTGTAAATACTCGCAAGGCTAATTTCGCGGGCGGGTTTACTTAAACTGTACCCTCCGTTTTTGCCCTCGCGGCTTGTTACCATTTGATGCTTATTTAGGTTGCTCAGTTCTTTACGCACCAATGCCGGGTTAACATTGATGCTACCCGCCATGTAGTCAGATGATAACAAACCGTCAGCTTTACAAAGCAGGGTCATGATGTGCATTGCAATAGGAAACCGGCCATTCATAATTAATTGTAATGTTTTTTATTACAGTACAAACATAGGTGTGTTTTGAGTCAAATGCAATTATTCTATGTTAATATGAAGGATATTTGACAATTAAAACTTCAACATTGTTAAATTTATGGAGCTATCTGTTTCAGATAGATTAAACAGCCAATTCGCAAATATGAAAACCTATCTTGTACCCGTCGATTTTTCTGAAGCCGCATTGAATGCCGCTCATTTTGCTGCCAGTTTAAGTCATCAAAGCGATGTAACAACCATTATCCTGATGAATGCTTATTACATATCGCCATACGAGACAATGCTCCCTGATACAAATATGGTAATGCTGCGCCAGGAGGAGATAGAAGAGGAAGCAAGAGACCGCGTGGAGGGATTAAAAAAACTACGCGACAAACTTAGCAAGCAGGTTAAGGAAGGCGTTAAGATAAACATACGTTTAAACCGGTCGCACTTGTTGCGCGCGGTGGTTGATGTGATTGCCGAAGATGACGCCGACCTGGTGATATTAGGCAGTATCGGCAACAGTACCGTACGCGAAGGAAGCGCCGGTATTGGCGATCATGTTATCAAAATTTCAAAGGCGAGTGCGGTGCCGGTTATTGTAGTACCGCCTGATTACCGGTACCACTTAATTAATGAAGCTGTTTTAGCGTGCGATTTTAAGAAGGTTAAAGAAAATATACCAATGGATGTTTTGCACAAACTATTAGGCAAACAGATGGTTAAGTTATTGGTGGTGAATATAAATCCTTCGGGCAAGGATGCCGATACCGAACAATTGGCGCAGCAAACGGCGGTGCATGGCATGTTAAAAAGTTTCCGGCCTAAGTATTTTTACGTAAACAACCCCGATGTTATTACCGGAATACTGAATTTTGCCGCGGAACAAAAAGCCCAGATGGTTATCGCTCTGCCACACACCTATAGTTTCCTGCAATCCATATTACATAACAGCATATCACAACAGTTAGCAAAAAACTCCACTATACCCGTTTTGTTGCTTAAATG includes:
- a CDS encoding NAD(P)-dependent oxidoreductase: MKIAIIGATGFVGPALVKEGLSRGYEITAIARNTDKVEKAAGITPVAADVNDAEALASALSGHDAVISSFNAGWTNPNLYNDFMNGSKNIQQAVKKAGVKRFITIGGAGSLFIDGKQLVDSPEFPKEYYPGASSARDYLTELRKETDLDWTFVSPAINLHPGERTAKFRLGTENPVFNTEGKSEISTADLAVAIFNELENNQFVKARFTLGY
- a CDS encoding universal stress protein, with protein sequence MKTYLVPVDFSEAALNAAHFAASLSHQSDVTTIILMNAYYISPYETMLPDTNMVMLRQEEIEEEARDRVEGLKKLRDKLSKQVKEGVKINIRLNRSHLLRAVVDVIAEDDADLVILGSIGNSTVREGSAGIGDHVIKISKASAVPVIVVPPDYRYHLINEAVLACDFKKVKENIPMDVLHKLLGKQMVKLLVVNINPSGKDADTEQLAQQTAVHGMLKSFRPKYFYVNNPDVITGILNFAAEQKAQMVIALPHTYSFLQSILHNSISQQLAKNSTIPVLLLK
- a CDS encoding Rrf2 family transcriptional regulator, which gives rise to MNGRFPIAMHIMTLLCKADGLLSSDYMAGSINVNPALVRKELSNLNKHQMVTSREGKNGGYSLSKPAREISLASIYKAVKPNQVLGQAKNEPNPACPVGKQINEHLNGLDNEIEQTMMNKLGTTNLAEFCKKFN